Proteins from one Portunus trituberculatus isolate SZX2019 chromosome 38, ASM1759143v1, whole genome shotgun sequence genomic window:
- the LOC123514767 gene encoding serine/threonine-protein kinase 26-like isoform X5 has product MAFNDSPSQSQKVDPELIFTKQERIGKGSFGEVFKGVDKRSTQVVAIKIIDLEEAEDEIEDIQQEIMVLSQCDSPYVTKYYGSYLKGTKLWIIMEYLGGGSALDLMKAGSFEEMHIAVILREVIKGLDYLHSERKLHRDIKAANVLLSEMGDVKLADFGVAGQLTNTTSKRNTFVGTPFWMAPEVIKQSAYDSKADIWSLGITAIELAKGEPPNSDLHPMRVLFLIPKNNPPQLTGNYSKPFKEFVEACLNKDPENRPTAKELLKFPFIRKAKKNAYLMDLIDRYKSYKKNNADTDTDSDPSDSEESRVESDVEDPAWIMTVKGPPGGLSPTGMQEGSPPTTSTSPLSSSPMEFNNVPASSTSSLAHSPPKENNGVIFREKASSPTRPTAIAPPPPSDNEKRRESRHMDHRTSRDMDLSPRSTEPHTNGDDTHMANLADMRIDAEDHRNENDRPDRNEVNDSRHIRDVHHSRDNRASIGNMREVRRPEHRHTSSLPQAPRTKSPPPVNSALSGVVLPLISELQRRHRHNPRGNDPHRADAIEELKSAFESAERSSPGVTDAFIRDLFSKLLPNMTEARVRQAQDNLMR; this is encoded by the exons AAGGTGGACCCTGAGCTGATCTTCACCAAGCAGGAGAGGATCGGGAAGGGGTCTTTTGGAGAGGTgttcaagggggtggacaagcGGTCGACACAGGTGGTGGCCATCAAGATAATTGACctagaggaggcggaggatgaGATCGAGGACATCCAACAAGAAATCATGGTGCTCTCCCAGTGTGACTCCCCCTATGTCACCAAGTATTATGGCTCCTACCTCAaag GCACCAAGCTTTGGATCATCATGGAGTACCTGGGAGGGGGGTCTGCCCTGGACCTGATGAAGGCTGGCAGCTTTGAGGAGATGCACATAGCGGTCATCCTACGAGAGGTGATCAAGGGCCTCGACTACCTGCACTCTGAGAGGAAGCTGCACAGGGACATCAAGG CGGCCAATGTGCTGCTGAGTGAGATGGGAGACGTCAAGTTGGCTGACTTTGGTGTGGCAGGGCagctcaccaacaccaccagcaagaGGAACACCTTCGTGGGCACGCCTTTCTGGATGGCGCCCGAGGTCATCAAGCAGTCGGCCTATGACTCCAAG GCGGACATCTGGTCGTTGGGCATCACTGCCATTGAGCTGGCAAAAGGTGAACCACCCAACAGTGATCTCCACCCAATGCGAGTGCTCTTCCTTATCCCCAAGAATAACCCTCCACAACTCACTGGCAATTACAGCAAACCCTTCAAGGAGTTTGTTGAGGCTTGTCTCAATAAAGATCCAGAAAAT AGACCAACTGCAAAAGAATTGCTCAAGTTTCCATTTATAAGGAAGGCCAAGAAGAATGCTTACCTCATGGACCTCATTGACAGATATAAGtcatacaagaaaaacaacgcAGACACAGACACCGATTCTGATCCATCGGATTC TGAGGAGAGCCGAGTGGAGAGTGACGTTGAGGACCCAGCTTGGATCATGACTGTCAAGGGTCCACCCGGCGGCCTCTCCCCGACTGGCATGCAGGAAGGATCACCTcccaccacttccacctctccactctcctcctcacccatgGAGTTCAACAATGTGCCAGCTTCCTCCACGTCTTCCCTCGCGCACTCTCCACCGAAGGAGAACAATGGAGTCATATTTAGAGAAAAAGCCTCGTCTCCA ACTCGTCCAACTGCAATAGCACCGCCTCCTCCTAGCGATAATGAAAAACGCAGAGAAAGTCGCCACATGGACCACAGAACCTCAAGGGACATGGACCTCTCGCCGCGCTCCACCGAGCCTCACACCAATGGCGACGACACCCACATGGCCAACCTGGCGGACATGAGGATTGATGCAGAGGACCACAGAAATGAGAATGACCGTCCCGATAGAAACGAGGTGAACGACTCCCGCCACATCCGAGACGTCCACCACTCCAGAGACAACAGGGCCAGCATAGGCAacatgagggaagtgaggaggccAGAGCACCGCCACACCTCCTCACTCCCCCAGGCCCCTCGCACCAAGTCACCTCCGCCAGTCAACAGTGCTTTATCAGGGGTGGTGTTGCCACTCATCTCTGAG TTACAGAGACGCCACCGACACAACCCGAGGGGCAACGACCCACACCGCGCCGACGCCATCGAGGAGCTCAAGTCAGCGTTTGAGTCAGCCGAGAGGTCAAGTCCAGGTGTGACAGATGCCTTCATTCGGGACTTGTTTTCAAAATTACTGCCCAACATGACTGAAGCAAGGGTCAGGCAAGCACAAGACAACTTAATGAGGTGA
- the LOC123514767 gene encoding serine/threonine-protein kinase 26-like isoform X3 produces the protein MPAPHPHHDWRRNKVSDRSQAAPHTCLGTEKVDPELIFTKQERIGKGSFGEVFKGVDKRSTQVVAIKIIDLEEAEDEIEDIQQEIMVLSQCDSPYVTKYYGSYLKGTKLWIIMEYLGGGSALDLMKAGSFEEMHIAVILREVIKGLDYLHSERKLHRDIKAANVLLSEMGDVKLADFGVAGQLTNTTSKRNTFVGTPFWMAPEVIKQSAYDSKADIWSLGITAIELAKGEPPNSDLHPMRVLFLIPKNNPPQLTGNYSKPFKEFVEACLNKDPENRPTAKELLKFPFIRKAKKNAYLMDLIDRYKSYKKNNADTDTDSDPSDSEESRVESDVEDPAWIMTVKGPPGGLSPTGMQEGSPPTTSTSPLSSSPMEFNNVPASSTSSLAHSPPKENNGVIFREKASSPTRPTAIAPPPPSDNEKRRESRHMDHRTSRDMDLSPRSTEPHTNGDDTHMANLADMRIDAEDHRNENDRPDRNEVNDSRHIRDVHHSRDNRASIGNMREVRRPEHRHTSSLPQAPRTKSPPPVNSALSGVVLPLISELQRRHRHNPRGNDPHRADAIEELKSAFESAERSSPGVTDAFIRDLFSKLLPNMTEARVRQAQDNLMR, from the exons AAGGTGGACCCTGAGCTGATCTTCACCAAGCAGGAGAGGATCGGGAAGGGGTCTTTTGGAGAGGTgttcaagggggtggacaagcGGTCGACACAGGTGGTGGCCATCAAGATAATTGACctagaggaggcggaggatgaGATCGAGGACATCCAACAAGAAATCATGGTGCTCTCCCAGTGTGACTCCCCCTATGTCACCAAGTATTATGGCTCCTACCTCAaag GCACCAAGCTTTGGATCATCATGGAGTACCTGGGAGGGGGGTCTGCCCTGGACCTGATGAAGGCTGGCAGCTTTGAGGAGATGCACATAGCGGTCATCCTACGAGAGGTGATCAAGGGCCTCGACTACCTGCACTCTGAGAGGAAGCTGCACAGGGACATCAAGG CGGCCAATGTGCTGCTGAGTGAGATGGGAGACGTCAAGTTGGCTGACTTTGGTGTGGCAGGGCagctcaccaacaccaccagcaagaGGAACACCTTCGTGGGCACGCCTTTCTGGATGGCGCCCGAGGTCATCAAGCAGTCGGCCTATGACTCCAAG GCGGACATCTGGTCGTTGGGCATCACTGCCATTGAGCTGGCAAAAGGTGAACCACCCAACAGTGATCTCCACCCAATGCGAGTGCTCTTCCTTATCCCCAAGAATAACCCTCCACAACTCACTGGCAATTACAGCAAACCCTTCAAGGAGTTTGTTGAGGCTTGTCTCAATAAAGATCCAGAAAAT AGACCAACTGCAAAAGAATTGCTCAAGTTTCCATTTATAAGGAAGGCCAAGAAGAATGCTTACCTCATGGACCTCATTGACAGATATAAGtcatacaagaaaaacaacgcAGACACAGACACCGATTCTGATCCATCGGATTC TGAGGAGAGCCGAGTGGAGAGTGACGTTGAGGACCCAGCTTGGATCATGACTGTCAAGGGTCCACCCGGCGGCCTCTCCCCGACTGGCATGCAGGAAGGATCACCTcccaccacttccacctctccactctcctcctcacccatgGAGTTCAACAATGTGCCAGCTTCCTCCACGTCTTCCCTCGCGCACTCTCCACCGAAGGAGAACAATGGAGTCATATTTAGAGAAAAAGCCTCGTCTCCA ACTCGTCCAACTGCAATAGCACCGCCTCCTCCTAGCGATAATGAAAAACGCAGAGAAAGTCGCCACATGGACCACAGAACCTCAAGGGACATGGACCTCTCGCCGCGCTCCACCGAGCCTCACACCAATGGCGACGACACCCACATGGCCAACCTGGCGGACATGAGGATTGATGCAGAGGACCACAGAAATGAGAATGACCGTCCCGATAGAAACGAGGTGAACGACTCCCGCCACATCCGAGACGTCCACCACTCCAGAGACAACAGGGCCAGCATAGGCAacatgagggaagtgaggaggccAGAGCACCGCCACACCTCCTCACTCCCCCAGGCCCCTCGCACCAAGTCACCTCCGCCAGTCAACAGTGCTTTATCAGGGGTGGTGTTGCCACTCATCTCTGAG TTACAGAGACGCCACCGACACAACCCGAGGGGCAACGACCCACACCGCGCCGACGCCATCGAGGAGCTCAAGTCAGCGTTTGAGTCAGCCGAGAGGTCAAGTCCAGGTGTGACAGATGCCTTCATTCGGGACTTGTTTTCAAAATTACTGCCCAACATGACTGAAGCAAGGGTCAGGCAAGCACAAGACAACTTAATGAGGTGA
- the LOC123514767 gene encoding serine/threonine-protein kinase 26-like isoform X4: MAFNDSPSQSQQKVDPELIFTKQERIGKGSFGEVFKGVDKRSTQVVAIKIIDLEEAEDEIEDIQQEIMVLSQCDSPYVTKYYGSYLKGTKLWIIMEYLGGGSALDLMKAGSFEEMHIAVILREVIKGLDYLHSERKLHRDIKAANVLLSEMGDVKLADFGVAGQLTNTTSKRNTFVGTPFWMAPEVIKQSAYDSKADIWSLGITAIELAKGEPPNSDLHPMRVLFLIPKNNPPQLTGNYSKPFKEFVEACLNKDPENRPTAKELLKFPFIRKAKKNAYLMDLIDRYKSYKKNNADTDTDSDPSDSEESRVESDVEDPAWIMTVKGPPGGLSPTGMQEGSPPTTSTSPLSSSPMEFNNVPASSTSSLAHSPPKENNGVIFREKASSPTRPTAIAPPPPSDNEKRRESRHMDHRTSRDMDLSPRSTEPHTNGDDTHMANLADMRIDAEDHRNENDRPDRNEVNDSRHIRDVHHSRDNRASIGNMREVRRPEHRHTSSLPQAPRTKSPPPVNSALSGVVLPLISELQRRHRHNPRGNDPHRADAIEELKSAFESAERSSPGVTDAFIRDLFSKLLPNMTEARVRQAQDNLMR; this comes from the exons CAGAAGGTGGACCCTGAGCTGATCTTCACCAAGCAGGAGAGGATCGGGAAGGGGTCTTTTGGAGAGGTgttcaagggggtggacaagcGGTCGACACAGGTGGTGGCCATCAAGATAATTGACctagaggaggcggaggatgaGATCGAGGACATCCAACAAGAAATCATGGTGCTCTCCCAGTGTGACTCCCCCTATGTCACCAAGTATTATGGCTCCTACCTCAaag GCACCAAGCTTTGGATCATCATGGAGTACCTGGGAGGGGGGTCTGCCCTGGACCTGATGAAGGCTGGCAGCTTTGAGGAGATGCACATAGCGGTCATCCTACGAGAGGTGATCAAGGGCCTCGACTACCTGCACTCTGAGAGGAAGCTGCACAGGGACATCAAGG CGGCCAATGTGCTGCTGAGTGAGATGGGAGACGTCAAGTTGGCTGACTTTGGTGTGGCAGGGCagctcaccaacaccaccagcaagaGGAACACCTTCGTGGGCACGCCTTTCTGGATGGCGCCCGAGGTCATCAAGCAGTCGGCCTATGACTCCAAG GCGGACATCTGGTCGTTGGGCATCACTGCCATTGAGCTGGCAAAAGGTGAACCACCCAACAGTGATCTCCACCCAATGCGAGTGCTCTTCCTTATCCCCAAGAATAACCCTCCACAACTCACTGGCAATTACAGCAAACCCTTCAAGGAGTTTGTTGAGGCTTGTCTCAATAAAGATCCAGAAAAT AGACCAACTGCAAAAGAATTGCTCAAGTTTCCATTTATAAGGAAGGCCAAGAAGAATGCTTACCTCATGGACCTCATTGACAGATATAAGtcatacaagaaaaacaacgcAGACACAGACACCGATTCTGATCCATCGGATTC TGAGGAGAGCCGAGTGGAGAGTGACGTTGAGGACCCAGCTTGGATCATGACTGTCAAGGGTCCACCCGGCGGCCTCTCCCCGACTGGCATGCAGGAAGGATCACCTcccaccacttccacctctccactctcctcctcacccatgGAGTTCAACAATGTGCCAGCTTCCTCCACGTCTTCCCTCGCGCACTCTCCACCGAAGGAGAACAATGGAGTCATATTTAGAGAAAAAGCCTCGTCTCCA ACTCGTCCAACTGCAATAGCACCGCCTCCTCCTAGCGATAATGAAAAACGCAGAGAAAGTCGCCACATGGACCACAGAACCTCAAGGGACATGGACCTCTCGCCGCGCTCCACCGAGCCTCACACCAATGGCGACGACACCCACATGGCCAACCTGGCGGACATGAGGATTGATGCAGAGGACCACAGAAATGAGAATGACCGTCCCGATAGAAACGAGGTGAACGACTCCCGCCACATCCGAGACGTCCACCACTCCAGAGACAACAGGGCCAGCATAGGCAacatgagggaagtgaggaggccAGAGCACCGCCACACCTCCTCACTCCCCCAGGCCCCTCGCACCAAGTCACCTCCGCCAGTCAACAGTGCTTTATCAGGGGTGGTGTTGCCACTCATCTCTGAG TTACAGAGACGCCACCGACACAACCCGAGGGGCAACGACCCACACCGCGCCGACGCCATCGAGGAGCTCAAGTCAGCGTTTGAGTCAGCCGAGAGGTCAAGTCCAGGTGTGACAGATGCCTTCATTCGGGACTTGTTTTCAAAATTACTGCCCAACATGACTGAAGCAAGGGTCAGGCAAGCACAAGACAACTTAATGAGGTGA
- the LOC123514767 gene encoding serine/threonine-protein kinase 26-like isoform X6, with translation MAFNDSQKVDPELIFTKQERIGKGSFGEVFKGVDKRSTQVVAIKIIDLEEAEDEIEDIQQEIMVLSQCDSPYVTKYYGSYLKGTKLWIIMEYLGGGSALDLMKAGSFEEMHIAVILREVIKGLDYLHSERKLHRDIKAANVLLSEMGDVKLADFGVAGQLTNTTSKRNTFVGTPFWMAPEVIKQSAYDSKADIWSLGITAIELAKGEPPNSDLHPMRVLFLIPKNNPPQLTGNYSKPFKEFVEACLNKDPENRPTAKELLKFPFIRKAKKNAYLMDLIDRYKSYKKNNADTDTDSDPSDSEESRVESDVEDPAWIMTVKGPPGGLSPTGMQEGSPPTTSTSPLSSSPMEFNNVPASSTSSLAHSPPKENNGVIFREKASSPTRPTAIAPPPPSDNEKRRESRHMDHRTSRDMDLSPRSTEPHTNGDDTHMANLADMRIDAEDHRNENDRPDRNEVNDSRHIRDVHHSRDNRASIGNMREVRRPEHRHTSSLPQAPRTKSPPPVNSALSGVVLPLISELQRRHRHNPRGNDPHRADAIEELKSAFESAERSSPGVTDAFIRDLFSKLLPNMTEARVRQAQDNLMR, from the exons CAGAAGGTGGACCCTGAGCTGATCTTCACCAAGCAGGAGAGGATCGGGAAGGGGTCTTTTGGAGAGGTgttcaagggggtggacaagcGGTCGACACAGGTGGTGGCCATCAAGATAATTGACctagaggaggcggaggatgaGATCGAGGACATCCAACAAGAAATCATGGTGCTCTCCCAGTGTGACTCCCCCTATGTCACCAAGTATTATGGCTCCTACCTCAaag GCACCAAGCTTTGGATCATCATGGAGTACCTGGGAGGGGGGTCTGCCCTGGACCTGATGAAGGCTGGCAGCTTTGAGGAGATGCACATAGCGGTCATCCTACGAGAGGTGATCAAGGGCCTCGACTACCTGCACTCTGAGAGGAAGCTGCACAGGGACATCAAGG CGGCCAATGTGCTGCTGAGTGAGATGGGAGACGTCAAGTTGGCTGACTTTGGTGTGGCAGGGCagctcaccaacaccaccagcaagaGGAACACCTTCGTGGGCACGCCTTTCTGGATGGCGCCCGAGGTCATCAAGCAGTCGGCCTATGACTCCAAG GCGGACATCTGGTCGTTGGGCATCACTGCCATTGAGCTGGCAAAAGGTGAACCACCCAACAGTGATCTCCACCCAATGCGAGTGCTCTTCCTTATCCCCAAGAATAACCCTCCACAACTCACTGGCAATTACAGCAAACCCTTCAAGGAGTTTGTTGAGGCTTGTCTCAATAAAGATCCAGAAAAT AGACCAACTGCAAAAGAATTGCTCAAGTTTCCATTTATAAGGAAGGCCAAGAAGAATGCTTACCTCATGGACCTCATTGACAGATATAAGtcatacaagaaaaacaacgcAGACACAGACACCGATTCTGATCCATCGGATTC TGAGGAGAGCCGAGTGGAGAGTGACGTTGAGGACCCAGCTTGGATCATGACTGTCAAGGGTCCACCCGGCGGCCTCTCCCCGACTGGCATGCAGGAAGGATCACCTcccaccacttccacctctccactctcctcctcacccatgGAGTTCAACAATGTGCCAGCTTCCTCCACGTCTTCCCTCGCGCACTCTCCACCGAAGGAGAACAATGGAGTCATATTTAGAGAAAAAGCCTCGTCTCCA ACTCGTCCAACTGCAATAGCACCGCCTCCTCCTAGCGATAATGAAAAACGCAGAGAAAGTCGCCACATGGACCACAGAACCTCAAGGGACATGGACCTCTCGCCGCGCTCCACCGAGCCTCACACCAATGGCGACGACACCCACATGGCCAACCTGGCGGACATGAGGATTGATGCAGAGGACCACAGAAATGAGAATGACCGTCCCGATAGAAACGAGGTGAACGACTCCCGCCACATCCGAGACGTCCACCACTCCAGAGACAACAGGGCCAGCATAGGCAacatgagggaagtgaggaggccAGAGCACCGCCACACCTCCTCACTCCCCCAGGCCCCTCGCACCAAGTCACCTCCGCCAGTCAACAGTGCTTTATCAGGGGTGGTGTTGCCACTCATCTCTGAG TTACAGAGACGCCACCGACACAACCCGAGGGGCAACGACCCACACCGCGCCGACGCCATCGAGGAGCTCAAGTCAGCGTTTGAGTCAGCCGAGAGGTCAAGTCCAGGTGTGACAGATGCCTTCATTCGGGACTTGTTTTCAAAATTACTGCCCAACATGACTGAAGCAAGGGTCAGGCAAGCACAAGACAACTTAATGAGGTGA
- the LOC123514767 gene encoding serine/threonine-protein kinase 26-like isoform X7, giving the protein MAFNDSKVDPELIFTKQERIGKGSFGEVFKGVDKRSTQVVAIKIIDLEEAEDEIEDIQQEIMVLSQCDSPYVTKYYGSYLKGTKLWIIMEYLGGGSALDLMKAGSFEEMHIAVILREVIKGLDYLHSERKLHRDIKAANVLLSEMGDVKLADFGVAGQLTNTTSKRNTFVGTPFWMAPEVIKQSAYDSKADIWSLGITAIELAKGEPPNSDLHPMRVLFLIPKNNPPQLTGNYSKPFKEFVEACLNKDPENRPTAKELLKFPFIRKAKKNAYLMDLIDRYKSYKKNNADTDTDSDPSDSEESRVESDVEDPAWIMTVKGPPGGLSPTGMQEGSPPTTSTSPLSSSPMEFNNVPASSTSSLAHSPPKENNGVIFREKASSPTRPTAIAPPPPSDNEKRRESRHMDHRTSRDMDLSPRSTEPHTNGDDTHMANLADMRIDAEDHRNENDRPDRNEVNDSRHIRDVHHSRDNRASIGNMREVRRPEHRHTSSLPQAPRTKSPPPVNSALSGVVLPLISELQRRHRHNPRGNDPHRADAIEELKSAFESAERSSPGVTDAFIRDLFSKLLPNMTEARVRQAQDNLMR; this is encoded by the exons AAGGTGGACCCTGAGCTGATCTTCACCAAGCAGGAGAGGATCGGGAAGGGGTCTTTTGGAGAGGTgttcaagggggtggacaagcGGTCGACACAGGTGGTGGCCATCAAGATAATTGACctagaggaggcggaggatgaGATCGAGGACATCCAACAAGAAATCATGGTGCTCTCCCAGTGTGACTCCCCCTATGTCACCAAGTATTATGGCTCCTACCTCAaag GCACCAAGCTTTGGATCATCATGGAGTACCTGGGAGGGGGGTCTGCCCTGGACCTGATGAAGGCTGGCAGCTTTGAGGAGATGCACATAGCGGTCATCCTACGAGAGGTGATCAAGGGCCTCGACTACCTGCACTCTGAGAGGAAGCTGCACAGGGACATCAAGG CGGCCAATGTGCTGCTGAGTGAGATGGGAGACGTCAAGTTGGCTGACTTTGGTGTGGCAGGGCagctcaccaacaccaccagcaagaGGAACACCTTCGTGGGCACGCCTTTCTGGATGGCGCCCGAGGTCATCAAGCAGTCGGCCTATGACTCCAAG GCGGACATCTGGTCGTTGGGCATCACTGCCATTGAGCTGGCAAAAGGTGAACCACCCAACAGTGATCTCCACCCAATGCGAGTGCTCTTCCTTATCCCCAAGAATAACCCTCCACAACTCACTGGCAATTACAGCAAACCCTTCAAGGAGTTTGTTGAGGCTTGTCTCAATAAAGATCCAGAAAAT AGACCAACTGCAAAAGAATTGCTCAAGTTTCCATTTATAAGGAAGGCCAAGAAGAATGCTTACCTCATGGACCTCATTGACAGATATAAGtcatacaagaaaaacaacgcAGACACAGACACCGATTCTGATCCATCGGATTC TGAGGAGAGCCGAGTGGAGAGTGACGTTGAGGACCCAGCTTGGATCATGACTGTCAAGGGTCCACCCGGCGGCCTCTCCCCGACTGGCATGCAGGAAGGATCACCTcccaccacttccacctctccactctcctcctcacccatgGAGTTCAACAATGTGCCAGCTTCCTCCACGTCTTCCCTCGCGCACTCTCCACCGAAGGAGAACAATGGAGTCATATTTAGAGAAAAAGCCTCGTCTCCA ACTCGTCCAACTGCAATAGCACCGCCTCCTCCTAGCGATAATGAAAAACGCAGAGAAAGTCGCCACATGGACCACAGAACCTCAAGGGACATGGACCTCTCGCCGCGCTCCACCGAGCCTCACACCAATGGCGACGACACCCACATGGCCAACCTGGCGGACATGAGGATTGATGCAGAGGACCACAGAAATGAGAATGACCGTCCCGATAGAAACGAGGTGAACGACTCCCGCCACATCCGAGACGTCCACCACTCCAGAGACAACAGGGCCAGCATAGGCAacatgagggaagtgaggaggccAGAGCACCGCCACACCTCCTCACTCCCCCAGGCCCCTCGCACCAAGTCACCTCCGCCAGTCAACAGTGCTTTATCAGGGGTGGTGTTGCCACTCATCTCTGAG TTACAGAGACGCCACCGACACAACCCGAGGGGCAACGACCCACACCGCGCCGACGCCATCGAGGAGCTCAAGTCAGCGTTTGAGTCAGCCGAGAGGTCAAGTCCAGGTGTGACAGATGCCTTCATTCGGGACTTGTTTTCAAAATTACTGCCCAACATGACTGAAGCAAGGGTCAGGCAAGCACAAGACAACTTAATGAGGTGA